In Aigarchaeota archaeon, a single window of DNA contains:
- a CDS encoding TrpB-like pyridoxal phosphate-dependent enzyme, translating into MQRKIVLSDDEVPKEWYNILPDLPKPLPPPIDPETRSPVSPAKLERIFAKELLKQEMSVERWITIPEEIREVYSLWRPTPLYRAIGLERYLKTPARIYYKFEGVSPPGSHKPNTAVAQAYYNMKEGQERLTTETGAGQWGSALAFGCMLFNLKCTVYMVRASYNQKPYRKIMMQVWGAEVLPSPSDRTNFGRNVLKNDPQNPGSLGIAISEAIEDALTHEGTKYALGSVLNHVLMHQTVQGLEAKKQLEMLDEYPDVVAGCVGGGSSFSGLFWPFYYDKVAKKAEKDVEFIATEPTACPTLTKGIYTYDHGDTARLTPLLAMYTVGSDFVPPPIHAGGLRYHGDAPTLCLLAKEGHVKAVAYDQVSVFEAATTFARTEGIVPAPEPSHTIRYVIDEALRCKRTGEKKTILFNLCGHGHFDMHAYDEFLTGRLPKWEYPESAIKNSIEKLKKLYPWIEELPYLR; encoded by the coding sequence ATGCAGCGTAAGATAGTCCTTAGTGATGATGAAGTTCCAAAGGAATGGTATAATATACTGCCAGATCTTCCAAAACCTCTTCCTCCGCCAATAGACCCAGAGACGAGGTCTCCGGTCTCACCGGCAAAGCTTGAAAGGATTTTCGCGAAAGAACTACTCAAACAAGAAATGAGCGTAGAGAGATGGATTACAATACCTGAGGAGATAAGGGAAGTTTATTCTTTATGGAGGCCGACACCGCTGTACAGAGCAATAGGTCTTGAGAGGTATCTAAAGACACCAGCGAGGATCTACTATAAGTTCGAGGGTGTGAGTCCACCTGGCTCCCATAAACCCAACACAGCGGTCGCACAAGCTTACTATAACATGAAGGAGGGACAGGAAAGGTTGACCACGGAGACTGGTGCCGGTCAGTGGGGTTCTGCCCTTGCCTTTGGTTGCATGCTGTTCAACCTAAAGTGCACTGTTTACATGGTAAGAGCAAGCTATAACCAAAAACCTTACAGGAAGATAATGATGCAGGTATGGGGAGCGGAGGTACTACCGAGCCCTAGCGACAGAACAAACTTTGGCAGGAATGTATTGAAGAACGATCCACAGAATCCAGGAAGCTTAGGTATAGCAATAAGCGAAGCGATTGAAGATGCATTAACGCATGAGGGCACGAAGTATGCGCTGGGCAGTGTACTCAACCATGTTTTAATGCATCAGACAGTTCAAGGCCTCGAAGCGAAGAAGCAGCTAGAGATGTTGGACGAGTACCCCGACGTGGTGGCTGGTTGTGTCGGAGGTGGCAGTAGCTTCTCTGGTCTCTTTTGGCCATTCTACTACGACAAGGTAGCAAAGAAAGCCGAGAAGGATGTGGAGTTTATCGCAACTGAGCCTACAGCCTGCCCTACTTTAACTAAAGGTATATACACCTATGACCATGGTGATACGGCAAGATTGACACCGCTTCTAGCCATGTACACGGTCGGCTCAGACTTCGTACCGCCACCTATACATGCCGGAGGGTTAAGATATCACGGCGATGCACCAACACTCTGTTTACTCGCGAAAGAGGGACACGTTAAGGCAGTAGCCTACGACCAAGTGTCCGTTTTTGAGGCTGCAACGACATTCGCTAGGACAGAAGGTATCGTGCCTGCGCCAGAACCATCACACACGATAAGGTATGTAATAGATGAGGCCTTAAGATGCAAGAGGACGGGCGAAAAGAAGACAATACTCTTCAACCTTTGCGGTCACGGACATTTCGATATGCACGCTTACGATGAATTCCTTACAGGAAGGTTACCTAAATGGGAATATCCTGAGAGCGCAATAAAGAATTCCATAGAAAAGTTAAAGAAACTCTATCCGTGGATTGAAGAGCTGCCGTACTTGAGGTGA
- a CDS encoding D-2-hydroxyacid dehydrogenase, with translation MNNPPKVLICDKVHKAGIGILKDAGFDVTIADGISYEELLNVISDYEVVVVRSRTRISRDVINAAKNLRVIARVGAGTDNIDVDAARERGIDVVCAGDAVANATAELTVGLMLALSRNICLLNDEMKRGGWPKGKCEGVELKGKTVGIIGAGRVGRRVAELTKAFGMEVLLNDVVPIPDDFLKKVSGKVLPLIDLLKVSDYITVHVSLTPSTRKLLNKDNMSFIKEGAFLVNTSRGAVIDEDALYEALVTGRLRGAALDVYSVEPPVNRKLLELPNVICTPHIGAQTLEAQERASVEIASKIIRLFSHTITRTQTN, from the coding sequence GTGAATAACCCTCCGAAAGTCTTAATCTGCGACAAGGTCCATAAAGCTGGAATAGGGATATTAAAGGATGCAGGTTTTGATGTTACAATAGCTGATGGGATTTCGTACGAGGAGTTATTGAACGTTATTTCTGATTATGAAGTAGTAGTAGTCAGAAGCAGGACTAGAATAAGCAGAGATGTTATCAATGCTGCAAAGAATTTGAGGGTAATTGCAAGAGTTGGTGCTGGTACGGATAACATAGATGTTGATGCAGCCCGTGAACGAGGAATAGACGTAGTATGCGCCGGCGATGCTGTCGCAAATGCAACAGCCGAGTTAACCGTGGGTCTTATGCTGGCCCTATCACGAAATATATGCTTACTGAACGATGAAATGAAGAGGGGTGGTTGGCCAAAAGGAAAATGTGAGGGTGTAGAGTTAAAGGGTAAGACAGTAGGCATAATCGGCGCGGGACGGGTAGGTAGAAGGGTTGCAGAGTTGACTAAGGCCTTCGGCATGGAAGTACTGCTAAACGATGTGGTTCCAATACCTGATGATTTTTTAAAGAAAGTGTCAGGAAAAGTTCTCCCACTCATAGACCTTTTGAAAGTGTCGGATTACATAACGGTCCATGTTTCCTTAACACCTTCAACGAGGAAGTTGCTAAACAAGGATAACATGAGTTTCATAAAAGAAGGGGCATTTCTAGTCAATACGTCGAGGGGTGCTGTAATAGACGAAGACGCTCTTTATGAGGCTTTGGTAACTGGAAGGTTAAGAGGTGCTGCCTTGGACGTGTACAGCGTAGAACCTCCAGTTAACAGGAAACTACTCGAGCTTCCAAATGTTATATGCACGCCCCATATAGGGGCTCAGACATTAGAGGCTCAAGAAAGGGCCTCTGTTGAAATAGCATCAAAAATAATACGGCTCTTTTCGCACACAATAACCCGAACCCAGACCAACTAA